TTCGTTCCATTTCAGGTTAGCCGGATCACGTTCTGCGGTAACACGGATAGTTTTGCCGTTAACGACCAAGTGGCCATCTTTAACTTCAACAGTGCCGTTGAAACGACCGTGAGTAGAGTCGTACTTCAGCATGTAAGCCATATACTCAGCGTCTAACAGGTCGTTGATTGCAACGATTTCGATGTCAGAACGTTCTTGAGCAGCACGGAAAACAATACGGCCGATACGGCCAAAACCGTTGATACCTACTTTGATAGTCATATATTCCACCAGCTATTGGTTAGTGAATAAAAGGTTGCTTGTAAAATTACAAAAACCTTATAAAGCGTCAAGCGGAATCGTGTCAATTATTGCTGTAAATCAAAGCGAAGCCTTGGCTGAGCACATATCACACGCTTCCATTTAACACTCTGTTTCGGATTATACATGGGGGCAGTCATCTGAGTCTCAAGCCATCTTGGCTTTCATTTGTGATGTTCATCACAAAAATGAGGCTGCCGCCGATTCGCTAAACAGTTTAGACCAAATTTGGCTGAACCGTTGTTAACTGTTTGTTATAATTAATCGCCAAAAAAAGTGATCAATGATAATCAAAAACAACTCTTCGAGAACGCACAAATGGCTAAAGACGATTTCTCTGCACAACACCCGAATGACTTAACTGAAATGCAACGCTACGTCACACAGCAGCGGGGTACTGAACCACCTTTTAGCGGTAAACTGTTACACAATAAACAAGAAGGCATTTATCACTGCCTGTGTTGTAACAGTCCACTGTTCTACTCAAACAGCAAATACGATTCTGGCTGCGGCTGGCCTAGCTTCTACCAGCCCGTTAGTGCGGAGGCTATCCGCTACCTTGAAGACAACTCACATGGCATGCAGCGTACTGAAATTCGCTGCGCTCACTGTGATGCGCATCTTGGCCATGTTTTCCCTGATGGACCACAGCCTACCGGTGACCGCTATTGCGTGAACTCTGCATCGCTTAGCTTCACCGATGAAGACTCCGGTACACAGACTCAGGGCTAACAGCAAACTCTTTTCTATGTGCTTATTATAGCGCAGAAGAAACGATTCAGCAAAGTGCATATTAAGCGAGGTTTAAAATGGAACTTGACGATTTGCTGTCGGCGATGACGCC
This is a stretch of genomic DNA from Hafnia alvei. It encodes these proteins:
- the msrB gene encoding peptide-methionine (R)-S-oxide reductase MsrB, translated to MAKDDFSAQHPNDLTEMQRYVTQQRGTEPPFSGKLLHNKQEGIYHCLCCNSPLFYSNSKYDSGCGWPSFYQPVSAEAIRYLEDNSHGMQRTEIRCAHCDAHLGHVFPDGPQPTGDRYCVNSASLSFTDEDSGTQTQG